AGCTAACCATTTTTTGCATCAGTTTAAATAATATGCTTGGATTGCGCTCAAATTCATACGATTGCAGTTCAATGTTGGTAGATTTGTTTCATGGGTatattttttcaaataaatgtTATATGATACTAGCTGAAGGGTTAAGATTTTCAGAACTTTGTTTCCTCCAAACTACGAGGGAAACTGAAAAATGATGTGGTTTAAGCGCAATGTTCCTCTTTCCAGCATTGTTTTGTATCCATTCCAATATACAACCATCTCCAAAATGAATGTATGGTGTCATTATTTGCTCAGTTAGGATCGTCGACCTTTTTTACACCCTTTGCATTGACAATAGACAAATATCCATCAATTTCTGCTTAGTTGCAGTTGCGTTGCTTGCGTCTAATGTGCATTTCCAATCACAGATCTTCTGATTATGTGCATGCTAATCTCTGTCATTCGTAGGCAGCTTCAGCCAAGGAAGCAAGCACGCAACTTTGTACTAATGGACTTTGATATGATCACAATAAAGAGGACACAATAATATATCATGGCAGCTTAAGTGCACGCTGCGACTTAAGTTTTTTGCCTGGCTACTTCTTGTCTATCGATTGAATACAAGAGATATCCTTAGAAGATGACATTTCAATGTCCAATCAGGGGTCAATTGCGCCCTCTGCTCCTCTGGAACTGAAGAAGATACAGATCATCTCTTTTTTTACTGCCCTTTCGCACGGGACTGCTGGTCGGACCTTCACATTACATGGACAGGCCAAGAAATTCATTAGAGGATTACCACTGACCGACAGACGCAAAACCACCGCATTTTCATGGAAATATTCATCATTGCAGCTTGGGAGTTATGGAAGATGAGGAATGCCATCATATTCGACGCAGCGCAACCCAACCGCAGGCTTTGGATTGTGAGGTTCAAAGATCAAGCGTCCCTCCAAATGCATATGCTTAGGGAGGATGCAGGCTTATTTTTGTTCAATGGCTAGAGAGACAGTTTTGTAAAGTTAACTTAACCTCCCCCCATCTCTTTCTCTGTAAGTATCTCTTTTTTCTGTGTCCTTTTATATATTTCTGTGTCCTTTTATATATATGAAAATGAAGTGCTGTGGGGAACTCCCCCACAGTTTTTgccttaaaaaaaatatatcatggcAGCTGGCATAAGTTTTACTTAAGTGAACCTTCACTGTGATGTACTTTTACTTCATGCCTATGAGTCTATGCTGCAGTATCGTTTCTGCTGATGTGTATTGTTTTGGATAATTTGAGTTTGCATTCCTCATAGGATATCCATTATTCATGTACAAGAATCTATGGTCTCAAGTCCAAAGAGCAGACAAAACACTAATACATTTGTTCATAGGATACGGAAAATCATGTTTCCTTACAGTTGATTGGTACGGTGATACACGAACTGGTTCGTTAATTGCGTTAATCAATTAGTACATACTGCCAACCTTTGTTTGCAGAGGATCTCAACCTGCAGCGTAGAGCATTACCATCATCCTATACCTATACGGGCGCGGCGAAGCGCGCGGATCGTCCTAGTATTTATATGATCCTGGTGATATTTGTGCAGGTGTGCGGTGCAGTGATCAAATTCACACTGTAGTGTCCAAAGAATATCCCTAGGCCAATCAAATAGGCGACTGAATTTACAGGAAAGCTTGCAATTCAGTAAATTTCAACTGCAGATATAGTCTTCCTGGGACAGGAGAATCACATACCCAAGAAGTGAGCAGTTTCGTGCCTAGCTATTCTCTCCTGGTAGTCAGGAAAGACTGCAGAAAACGCTCCAATTGCTGCTTGCAGAAGACTACACTGATAGTATGCGTGATTAACATGGGTTCGTAATTAAACTGCAACGTTTTGCCGTTTGGGCCAATGAAAGATTTGAACAAAAGCAAACGGTAAACGTCATCAGCGTCGTCAGGGCGGTGCACTGcccgaagcggcggcggcggagatggggcGCGTGCGCGTCCCGTGCTGCGGGAAGGACAACGTGAAGCGCGGGCAGTGAACGCCTACATCACGCAGTACGGCAAGCGCAACAGGCGCCTCATCCCCAAGAACGCCGGGCTGCAGCGGTGCGGCAAGAGCTGCCACCTCCGGTGGACAAACTACCTGCGGCCCGACCTCAAGCACGGCGAGTTCACGGACGCCGAGGAGCAGACCATCATCAAGCTGCACCCCGTCGTCGGCAACAGGTGGTCGGTGATCGCGGCGCAGCTTCCCGGGCGGACGGGCAACGACGTCAAGAACCACTGGAACACCAAGCTCAAGAAGAAGCTCTCCGGGGTGGGCATCGACTCCGTCACGCACAAGTCCTTCTCCCACCGGCCACCTCATGGTCATGGCCGAGATCGCCACCACGCTCGCGCTACCGCAGGTCGCGCACCTCGCCGAGGCCGCTCTAGGTTGCTTCAAGGACGAGATGCTCCACCTCCTTACCAAGAAGCGCCGCACCGACTTCCCCTCGCCCGCCGTGCCACCCGACATGTCCATAGCCGGCGCCGCAGGCCGACGACATCTCGAGCGCATCAAActgggcctgtcccgcgccatCATGAGCGagcccggcgccgccaccgaaAAGCAACAGCAGCCGCCCTGGGCGCCCGCCGGCCGACATGCCCGAGGGGCTAGCGGGGATGTACGCCGCGTGCAACCCCGCCACCCACGGGCAGGATGAGTTCCGGTACGACAGCGGGGCGGTGCCGGAGtacgtcctcggcggcggcggcgaggcggaccAGGGCGCGTCGATGTGGAGCCACTAGAGCTTGTACAGCAGGAGCTCGGGCACCGatgcggcggccgggccggcgaCGGCATTGCCGGACGGCCGGAGAAAGGCAACGACAGcgtcggcagcagcggcggcgacgaggaggcggacAACGTCAAGGACGGCGGGAAAGGCGACGGCTCCGACATGTCCGGCCTGTTCGGATCGGACTGCCGTGAGCATCACCGCGGCCGAATCTCCGGAGGACCCGCATGCGAGAGATGGGGCTGTTAGGAATAAACCCGCCACGGTGTGTTCATGGTGGCGTGCGAGTGTGCCGTGCCATGGTGTGTTCGTGGTGGCGCGTCTGAGTCAGGTCGTGTGCATGCGTGCGTTGCAGTTTGTTTGAGTCTGGTTAGGTCCATAGGTTCAGGTTCAGCTGCATGTCGTGTACATGCGTGTGTGTAGGTAGTTACGTAGCAATCGCTAGTTTGTTAGTGGACGGAGTGGGTCGTGTGCGCGGGTGCCGATCTGCATGAAGATGGCCACGTTGTCCGGGAGAGCGAATGGCTCACGACGACGTTGTGCATGTCATGCGGATCATGGCAGGaaggccggacgtggaggagtGCTCCTGGCAAGTCCGTGGCCTATTTGTAGCCCCTGCGCCCCTCTGTTCATTTTGCCGAGTCCAGTGAAATACAAGTGCCGAGATACCGGAGCTATCGGCTCCACGGCGTTCGTCGCCGGCAGCAAGAAAAGCTAGTGTGCATCCCTTGCATTTTTGTTGCGAGCGTGAGATAGAGAGCTAGTCATCGTTTCGTTCCTGGTGGTGGCCAACAGGGGCAGGGGAGGTGCGCGTATTTCACGGAGGCAAGCGCGGGATGCCTGGCGGCGGGGCTAGCAgaagtcgccggcggcggcgggacctCCCCGGACGCCCATGTCGCCGAACTGGAATATTTGTGTAAAGACCATATTTACGACcaccccctaatttggatcgagATTAACAGTCGCGatcaaaatatttataaataaccccctaatttggatcgtgaTTAATAATTGCGATCCAATATTTTCCATTTAACCCCCTATTTCGGATAGGTAATTTACAAAACTTCCCCCCAGGTGGCCTTCGCGCCGTCCTCGTCGGCTCTTCCGCGGCCCATAGGCCgacggcctccgcctccacagCCGCCAACCTCCCCGCCTTCCGCTTCAGCCGGGAGCGCAAGATTCACCCCATTCATCGCTTTGCTCAGGCACCGCTCTCCACTCCTCTGCTCGCTAAAGGTCTCAATGGCGAGGAAGACGAAAGGGATACCGAGCAGGCGAGCACCGTTCAACAGTCCTCCGTTTGGGATCGCCTGACGTGCTCACCGTTCGCCGAAGAGCACCCACCATCCACCGCCCACTGCCCACCTCGCCGTCGGCGAAGCCGACAACCAAACCAATGCAAGCGCGCGAGAACCACCATTCTGCCTTTGTCTGTATGTCATCGTGTAAATTTCCCTCGCTTTCAAGGACTTGACTTCGTGTGATCTGAGATTCTGATATCCGAAAGGAGACGTTTGTGTTCTTGCTACTTCAAATGCAAGCTCTAGCTAGCTGAGAACGCTAACAAGCCACAACTCTCGAGAGTCTCAACAATACCCTCATATGCTTGTGAGCTTGTCACTAAACATAATATGTCGTATTTCAGAAATTCAGACGAAGATGCAATGGGAAGAAAAAACCTTTTCCTGTTAGAGCATGAATTCAACATCTTTTTAAGTTTTCTTCAACAGTCCCAAATCCGATCATGTTAGGGCACTCAAGTTCATTGCAATCAGGAGGCATTCTCTATTGCTTCAATGCAACCCAACACGCTGGCATTCTGGGACATTGCCGACATAAGTGCTTCATGGGCTGCTTTGTTGTTCTTCAGAAGTGATGCGGCAAACAGGACCTGCAATGCCAAAAGAACGGCATCAATCAACATGTAAGTTATGGCATGGTTTCTGCTTCTGCTAGTTCAAGAGAGGTGAAAAGGATAACTCACTGCCCATCTGGTAAGGTTTTGTTGCTGATCTTTGCTTAGTTGCGGCTTAGTTCTGTTTATGAACCTCTAGAAGCAAACAAACAGGAAATTCTTTAGATGCAGTTTTCTAAAGATATCACAAAGAAAATGTGACAATATGGAACTGGGGAGGATAAAATAAATTCGTAGAGCACCTGGAGGGTGAAAAGGTCTGCTGATTGACCTACAACTTTGTCATATTCTAGACCTTCAGCTGCCAGTCCTGCCATTGAAACTACTGCTAACCTGAGGAAATTCTATAGGTATCAGTAGCTTGATCAGATTTATTTGATCCTGGCGATATGCAGGTGTGCAGTGCAGTTATCAAATTTACACTGTAGTGTCCGAAATAAACAGAACTGCAGAAGTACACAAAATATGAAGTAGATTATAAGTATGGAAAAGTTAAAAGAGTTACCTGTCTAGTTCCTTTCCATCAAGCTGCCCACTGTATATTAGCTTCTGTAACTGCTCATCTATCAAATTAACATGTTCCTTTCCGATGTCCAAAGAATATCCAAGGATAGGGAGGCCAATCAAATAGGCGACTAAATTTCAGAAAAGCTTGCAAGTCAGTAAATTTCTACTGCAGATATTGTCTTACTGGGATAGGAGAATCCCATACCCAAGAAGTGAGCAGCTTCATGCCTAGCAATTCTCTCCTGGTAGTCAGGAAAGACCGTAGAAAACGCTCCAATTGCTGCTTGCAGAAGACTGCAACGACAGTGTGCATAATTAACATGGGTTCATAATTAATCTGCAACATGGAAATTACTATAAAAAAATGAGCACCATTATGCATTGGGGTCCAATTTTGTAATGTTAGTGATATCTTGAATGGTCAATGCATTGAGTTAAATGAACATTTGatgttcttgattttttttccttgaggcAGTAAAAGTTATTTA
This portion of the Setaria viridis chromosome 7, Setaria_viridis_v4.0, whole genome shotgun sequence genome encodes:
- the LOC117865305 gene encoding uncharacterized protein, with the protein product MAIVAVLVAPTTAPRRCWRAAAASSSAASGVDLKALQAAIDKKSSDDVKQALDQLRELGWAKRWSSQPYVSRRTTPLRELTTLGIKNAENLAIPSVRNDAAFLFTVVGTTGFLAVLAGQLPGDWGFFVPYLIGSISLIVLAVGSVAPGLLQAAIGAFSTVFPDYQERIARHEAAHFLVAYLIGLPILGYSLDIGKEHVNLIDEQLQKLIYSGQLDGKELDRLAVVSMAGLAAEGLEYDKVVGQSADLFTLQRFINRTKPQLSKDQQQNLTRWAVLFAASLLKNNKAAHEALMSAMSQNASVLGCIEAIENAS